One window of Catharus ustulatus isolate bCatUst1 chromosome 3, bCatUst1.pri.v2, whole genome shotgun sequence genomic DNA carries:
- the TBXT gene encoding T-box transcription factor T isoform X1, with protein sequence MSSPGAEGAGKPAQYRVDHLLSAVESELQAGSEKGDPTERELRVALEDSDLWLRFKELTNEMIVTKNGRRMFPVLKVSVSGLDPNAMYSFLLDFVAADGHRWKYVNGEWVPGGKPEPQAPSCVYIHPDSPNFGAHWMKAPVSFSKVKLTNKLNGGGQIMLNSLHKYEPRIHIVRVGGPQRMITSHSFPETQFIAVTAYQNEEITALKIKYNPFAKAFLDAKERSDHKDMMEEVGDNQQSGYSQLGSWLIPGSGTLCPPGNPHGQFGAPLSLSPAHSCERYSSLRSHRPAPYASPYAHRNNSPTAYADNSSACLSMLQSHDNWSSLGVTTHTTMLPMGHSTGTATSSSQYPNLWSVSNSTITPVSQPSGMSNGLSSQFLRGSPGHYSALPHPVPAASSASPLYDGAAPADLPESQYDASAHARLASTWTPVTSPSM encoded by the exons ATGAGCTCCCCCGGCGCGGAGGGCGCGGGCAAGCCCGCGCAGTACCGCGTGGATCACCTGCTGAGCGCCGTGGAGAGCGAGCTGCAGGCGGGCAGCGAGAAGGGGGACCCCACGGAGCGGGAGCTGCGCGTCGCGCTGGAGGACAGCGACCTGTGGCTGCGCTTCAAGGAGCTCACCAACGAGATGATCGTCACCAAGAACGGCAG GAGGATGTTCCCGGTGCTGAAGGTGAGCGTGTCGGGACTGGACCCCAACGCCATGTACTCCTTCCTGCTGGACTTCGTGGCGGCCGACGGGCACCGCTGGAAGTACGTGAACGGGGAGTGGGTGCCGGGCGGGAAGCCGGAGCCGCAGGCGCCCAGCTGCGTCTACATCCACCCCGACTCGCCCAACTTCGGCGCGCACTGGATGAAGGCGCCCGTCTCCTTCAGCAAAGTCAAGCTCACCAACAAGCTCAACGGCGGCGGGCAG ATCATGTTGAACTCCCTGCACAAGTACGAGCCCCGCATTCACATAGTGCGGGTGGGTGGCCCGCAGCGGATGATCACCAGCCATTCCTTCCCAGAAACGCAGTTTATAGCTGTGACAGCCTACCAGAATGAGGAG atcacagctttaaaaattaaatacaatcCGTTTGCAAAGGCATTTCTTGATGCAAAAGAAAG AAGTGATCACAAAGACATGATGGAGGAAGTGGGGGACAACCAACAGTCTGGATATTCACAGT TAGGCAGCTGGCTTATTCCTGGCAGTGGGACTCTGTGCCCCCCTGGCAATCCCCACGGGCAGTTTGGAGCCCCGCTGTCGCTgtcccctgcccacagctgtgaGAGGTACTCCTCACTGAGGAGCCACCGGCCCGCGCCCTATGCCAGCCCCTACGCACACAGGAACAACTCGCCAA CAGCCTATGCAGACAACTCCTCTGCCTGCCTATCCATGCTGCAGTCCCATGACAACTGGTCTTCTCTGGGAGTCACCACACACACAACCATGCTGCCCATGGGtcacagcactggcacagctacCAGCTCCAG TCAGTACCCCAACCTGTGGTCTGTGAGTAACAGCACCATCACGCCGGTGTCGCAGCCCAGCGGGATGTCCAACGGGCTGAGCTCCCAGTTCCTGCGCGGCTCTCCAGGACACtactctgctctgccccacccagtgccagcagcctccTCTGCCTCACCCCTGTACGACGGCGCCGCGCCCGCCGACCTGCCCGAGAGCCAGTACGATGCCTCTGCACATGCCAGGCTGGCATCCACGTGGACACCTGTCACCTCCCCTTCCATGTAA
- the TBXT gene encoding T-box transcription factor T isoform X2 gives MSSPGAEGAGKPAQYRVDHLLSAVESELQAGSEKGDPTERELRVALEDSDLWLRFKELTNEMIVTKNGRRMFPVLKVSVSGLDPNAMYSFLLDFVAADGHRWKYVNGEWVPGGKPEPQAPSCVYIHPDSPNFGAHWMKAPVSFSKVKLTNKLNGGGQIMLNSLHKYEPRIHIVRVGGPQRMITSHSFPETQFIAVTAYQNEEITALKIKYNPFAKAFLDAKERSDHKDMMEEVGDNQQSGYSQLGSWLIPGSGTLCPPGNPHGQFGAPLSLSPAHSCERYSSLRSHRPAPYASPYAHRNNSPTYADNSSACLSMLQSHDNWSSLGVTTHTTMLPMGHSTGTATSSSQYPNLWSVSNSTITPVSQPSGMSNGLSSQFLRGSPGHYSALPHPVPAASSASPLYDGAAPADLPESQYDASAHARLASTWTPVTSPSM, from the exons ATGAGCTCCCCCGGCGCGGAGGGCGCGGGCAAGCCCGCGCAGTACCGCGTGGATCACCTGCTGAGCGCCGTGGAGAGCGAGCTGCAGGCGGGCAGCGAGAAGGGGGACCCCACGGAGCGGGAGCTGCGCGTCGCGCTGGAGGACAGCGACCTGTGGCTGCGCTTCAAGGAGCTCACCAACGAGATGATCGTCACCAAGAACGGCAG GAGGATGTTCCCGGTGCTGAAGGTGAGCGTGTCGGGACTGGACCCCAACGCCATGTACTCCTTCCTGCTGGACTTCGTGGCGGCCGACGGGCACCGCTGGAAGTACGTGAACGGGGAGTGGGTGCCGGGCGGGAAGCCGGAGCCGCAGGCGCCCAGCTGCGTCTACATCCACCCCGACTCGCCCAACTTCGGCGCGCACTGGATGAAGGCGCCCGTCTCCTTCAGCAAAGTCAAGCTCACCAACAAGCTCAACGGCGGCGGGCAG ATCATGTTGAACTCCCTGCACAAGTACGAGCCCCGCATTCACATAGTGCGGGTGGGTGGCCCGCAGCGGATGATCACCAGCCATTCCTTCCCAGAAACGCAGTTTATAGCTGTGACAGCCTACCAGAATGAGGAG atcacagctttaaaaattaaatacaatcCGTTTGCAAAGGCATTTCTTGATGCAAAAGAAAG AAGTGATCACAAAGACATGATGGAGGAAGTGGGGGACAACCAACAGTCTGGATATTCACAGT TAGGCAGCTGGCTTATTCCTGGCAGTGGGACTCTGTGCCCCCCTGGCAATCCCCACGGGCAGTTTGGAGCCCCGCTGTCGCTgtcccctgcccacagctgtgaGAGGTACTCCTCACTGAGGAGCCACCGGCCCGCGCCCTATGCCAGCCCCTACGCACACAGGAACAACTCGCCAA CCTATGCAGACAACTCCTCTGCCTGCCTATCCATGCTGCAGTCCCATGACAACTGGTCTTCTCTGGGAGTCACCACACACACAACCATGCTGCCCATGGGtcacagcactggcacagctacCAGCTCCAG TCAGTACCCCAACCTGTGGTCTGTGAGTAACAGCACCATCACGCCGGTGTCGCAGCCCAGCGGGATGTCCAACGGGCTGAGCTCCCAGTTCCTGCGCGGCTCTCCAGGACACtactctgctctgccccacccagtgccagcagcctccTCTGCCTCACCCCTGTACGACGGCGCCGCGCCCGCCGACCTGCCCGAGAGCCAGTACGATGCCTCTGCACATGCCAGGCTGGCATCCACGTGGACACCTGTCACCTCCCCTTCCATGTAA